The genomic region TGTACTGGTTCCCCGTGAACAGGACTGCGGCCTCGGTATAGTAAAGTAAAACCACTCCAAGGCAAGTTATAAGCGCTGGAGGCGCGAGGCCCATCGCACCACGATGGGTGCCACCGTGCTCGCGTTGGGCAAGCTCGCGGCCTCGCCATCCTCGCCGCGCTCGGCTCACGGGCTGCGGCGTCGCTGCCATGTGCAGCCGCAACGCTTTTTGCCGCGGCTGCGGGTGGCTCCGGGCGCGAGCTTGCCCTTTGCTGCGCGCGGCGGCTCCGCGATTACGCGGGCGACGGGCAGACGGAGCCTCCGGCGGGGGCTTGGAGCTCCGGATATGCAGCCTCCTTCGCTGCGACGCGACGCTGCCGTCGGGCCTCACGAGCTGCTTCGAGCTTCGCGTCGCGTTCGGCCCAGATAGTCTCGGCTCGGCCCGCGAGGGCGTCGTTCGGGGTGATGTACCCGATGGCGCTGTGCAGACGCACGCTATTGTAATGGTCCACGAAACGCCCGACGACGCCCCGCGCGTCGGCGAGCGACGATGGCGGTGTCACGCGAATCGCGTCGCTCTTCAGCGTCCTGTGCCAGCGCTCGATCTTGCCATTCGACTGCGGGTAGCTGACCGAGATGCGCACGTGCGTCATGCCCGCGATCCGGATGAACTCCTTGAAGTCCTTCGCAACGAACTGCGGCCCGTTGTCCGAGATGATGCGCGGCCTCTCGTTCGGGTACTTCTCGCGTGCACGCTGCGCGATGCACTCGACGTCGAGCTCGGTCATCGATTCGCGAATCTCCCAGTGGATGATGGCGCGACTCGCACCGTCCAGGAGCGAGCACAGGTAATAGAACGTGCCAGCCACGTTCAGGTAGGCGATGTCGATGTGCCAGTGCTCGTGCGGCCGGAGCGGCTGCACGAAGCCCGTGCCCTTCTTCGAGGGGCCACGATTCCAGCGGTCGAGGCGACCTGCCGCCGACAGAATCCGATAGGTGGTCGACGGACTGACGGCGACGACGTCCTGGTCCAGCATCATGAACGTCAGTCGTCGATAGCCCTCGAGCGGGTTCTTCGCGTGGAAGTCGAGCACCTTCTGCCGCTCCTCGGGCTCGATCCAGAAGTCGCGCGGCACCTGTGCATTGTGCTCGTTCGCCTTGCCGTAGCGCCTTCTCCACTCGAAA from Polyangium spumosum harbors:
- a CDS encoding DDE-type integrase/transposase/recombinase produces the protein MVDFVRVWADKTDIIAESFIRWLGIARSKFFEWRRRYGKANEHNAQVPRDFWIEPEERQKVLDFHAKNPLEGYRRLTFMMLDQDVVAVSPSTTYRILSAAGRLDRWNRGPSKKGTGFVQPLRPHEHWHIDIAYLNVAGTFYYLCSLLDGASRAIIHWEIRESMTELDVECIAQRAREKYPNERPRIISDNGPQFVAKDFKEFIRIAGMTHVRISVSYPQSNGKIERWHRTLKSDAIRVTPPSSLADARGVVGRFVDHYNSVRLHSAIGYITPNDALAGRAETIWAERDAKLEAAREARRQRRVAAKEAAYPELQAPAGGSVCPSPA